The Geotrypetes seraphini chromosome 8, aGeoSer1.1, whole genome shotgun sequence genome includes a region encoding these proteins:
- the POU3F1 gene encoding POU domain, class 3, transcription factor 1, which produces MATTAQYLPRNNALPSSPLMHPDSDRMHQGTTYREVQKMMHHEYLQGLATNTGHPMSLTHHQWLPATTTSDWSGGSAHLGQAEHGKSGVHNARDDLAGGFHHRSHLVHQQSPSSHPGAWAPNGAHHLAPMSPTSNSHQSLIYSQSAYTNLNGMLGPQAASLHHSMRDPLHEEATVHDAQLESPPQLLNHHQDHSDEDAPSSDDLEQFAKQFKQRRIKLGFTQADVGLALGTLYGNVFSQTTICRFEALQLSFKNMCKLKPLLNKWLEETDSTTGSPTNLDKIAAQGRKRKKRTSIEVGVKGALENHFLKCPKPSAHEITSLADSLQLEKEVVRVWFCNRRQKEKRMTPAGVPHPPMEDVYSHADTPPLHHTLQTPVQ; this is translated from the coding sequence ATGGCTACAACTGCTCAGTATTTACCTCGGAATAACGCTCTGCCTTCCAGCCCTCTAATGCATCCGGACTCGGACAGGATGCACCAGGGCACGACGTACCGCGAAGTGCAAAAGATGATGCACCACGAGTACTTGCAAGGGCTGGCCACGAACACGGGGCATCCCATGAGCCTCACCCACCACCAGTGGCTGCCCGCCACCACCACCAGCGACTGGAGCGGCGGCTCTGCCCACCTGGGCCAGGCCGAGCACGGCAAGAGCGGCGTGCACAACGCCCGGGACGACCTGGCCGGCGGCTTCCACCACAGATCGCACCTGGTGCACCAGCAGAGCCCCAGCAGTCACCCGGGCGCTTGGGCGCCCAACGGCGCCCATCACCTGGCGCCCATGTCGCCTACCTCGAACAGCCACCAGTCTCTGATCTATTCCCAGTCTGCGTACACCAATTTAAATGGCATGCTGGGCCCCCAGGCCGCGTCGCTGCACCACAGCATGCGAGATCCCTTGCACGAAGAGGCGACCGTGCACGACGCTCAGCTCGagtccccgccgcagctcctgaACCACCATCAGGACCACTCGGACGAAGACGCGCCCAGCTCCGACGACCTGGAACAGTTCGCCAAACAGTTCAAGCAGAGGCGCATCAAGCTGGGCTTCACCCAGGCCGACGTGGGCTTGGCCCTGGGCACCCTCTATGGCAACGTCTTCTCCCAGACCACCATCTGCAGGTTCGAAGCTCTGCAGCTGAGCTTCAAAAACATGTGCAAACTGAAGCCCCTCCTCAACAAATGGCTGGAGGAGACCGACTCGACCACCGGGAGCCCCACCAACTTAGACAAGATCGCCGCGCAGGGGAGGAAACGGAAGAAGAGGACCTCCATTGAGGTGGGGGTGAAAGGGGCTTTGGAGAATCATTTCTTAAAGTGCCCCAAACCCTCGGCGCACGAGATCACCAGCCTGGCGGACAGTCTGCAGCTGGAGAAGGAAGTGGTCAGGGTTTGGTTTTGCAACAGACGACAGAAAGAGAAACGAATGACCCCAGCTGGggttccccacccccccatggaGGATGTATATTCACACGCCGACACCCCCCCTCTTCATCACACGCTACAGACCCCGGTACAATGA